In the genome of Sardina pilchardus chromosome 14, fSarPil1.1, whole genome shotgun sequence, one region contains:
- the f2rl1.2 gene encoding coagulation factor II (thrombin) receptor-like 1, tandem duplicate 2, with product MAALSLAKLLIFLWCAFNTASQTVAQKGRGFIGTEVENTDRVKVDQATTQILKSSLTTVFLPIIYIVVFSVGLPANLMALWVFLFRTKKKHPASIYMANLALSDLLFVIWIPLKIAYHFNGNNWIYGEGLCKVLIGFFYGNMYCSILFIACLSVQRYWVVAHPFSQVKKNNRVAILISLFIWFFIWTSTTPLYLYQQTVKLNDPEITTCHDVSSINPNKVFESIQYSYYYFMTMAVVVFLLPTVVIIVAYFMLLRAVGNSMTEGNAGKNRRKAVVLIITVLAVFLVSFIPSNIMLVVHYSLLSNGIENNAYGFYITTLCMASFNSCLDPFIYYYVSEDFRAHVKNMLLCRSNRTVERMRVSFSSMKYSTKTKTYMSDNSNTQTSSC from the exons ATGGCAGCCTTAAGCCTCGCTAAACTCTTGATATTTTTATGGTGTGCATTTAACACAGCTTCACAAACAG TTGCACAAAAAGGAAGAGGATTTATTGGAACTGAGGTGGAAAACACAGACCGTGTCAAAGTGGATCAAGCAACGACACAAATTCTTAAAAGCAGTCTTACCACAGTCTTCCTCCCCATTATCTACATAGTTGTCTTTAGTGTGGGTTTGCCAGCCAACCTCATGGCTCTCTGGGTCTTCCTCTTCAGAACAAAGAAGAAGCACCCAGCCTCCATCTACATGGCCAACCTGGCTCTGTCAGATCTGCTGTTTGTCATCTGGATTCCACTGAAGATTGCTTACCACTTCAATGGGAACAACTGGATTTATGGAGAGGGGTTGTGCAAAGTGTTGATTGGCTTCTTTTATGGTAACATGTATTGTTCAATTCTCTTTATTGCCTGTCTGAGTGTTCAGAGGTACTGGGTAGTAGCACACCCATTTTCACAAGTGAAGAAGAATAACCGTGTGGCAATACTTATTTCCCTTTTCATCTGGTTCTTCATTTGGACCAGCACCACCCCACTCTACCTCTACCAACAAACAGTCAAGCTCAATGACCCTGAGATCACCACGTGCCATGATGTTAGTAGCATTAACCCAAATAAGGTATTTGAGTCTATCCAGTATTCATACTATTACTTCATGACAATGGCTGTTGTGGTTTTCCTGCTACCCACTGTGGTGATTATAGTAGCTTACTTCATGCTACTTCGTGCAGTTGGTAACTCAATGACGGAAGGCAATGCTGGAAAGAATCGTAGGAAGGCTGTAGTGCTGATCATAACAGTGTTGGCTGTGTTCCTTGTGTCTTTCATCCCGAGCAATATCATGCTGGTGGTGCACTACTCCCTTTTAAGCAATGGGATAGAAAACAATGCCTATGGTTTCTACATCACTACACTATGCATGGCAAGCTTTAACAGCTGCTTAGACCCATTCATCTACTACTATGTATCGGAGGACTTCAGAGCACATGTGAAGAACATGCTTCTCTGTCGCAGTAACAGGACTGTAGAGAGAATGAGGGTTTCCTTTAGCTCTATGAAGTactcaacaaaaacaaagacataCATGTCTGATAACTCCAACACACAGACCAGTTCTTGCTAA